A DNA window from Castanea sativa cultivar Marrone di Chiusa Pesio chromosome 7, ASM4071231v1 contains the following coding sequences:
- the LOC142642601 gene encoding uncharacterized protein LOC142642601 isoform X2, which translates to MHSFKYIIVEPRSYRSGFRCEAKNLSGEAVEKSKPEGLYIEKYLSGEVVEKSKREGLHIDKNLSGEAVEKRKHEGFYIDKDGKWRSFEPKKLSRKRCGSLRGRGWKYGSGFVDGIFPVLSPIAQQILDFSLNDLDPNQLWRSLDTLPATYTTWDDIINVVVQLRLNKKWDSIVLICEWILHKSSFKPDVMCYNLLIDAYGQKSLCKDAESAYLELIENRCIPTEDTYSLLLKAYCKSGLLGKAEAVFSEMRKYGLPPSAVVYNAFIDGLMKGGNPQKAEEIFQRMKKDCCEPSVDTYTLLINLYGKANKSYMALKVFDEMRSQKCKPNICTYTALVNAFAREGNCEKAEEIFEQLQEAGHEPDVYAYNALMEAYSRAGFPYGAAEIFSLMQHMGCEPDRASFNIMVDAYGRAGLHEDAQAVFEEMVRLGISPTMKSHMLLLSAYSRTGNVAKCEDIVNQMQKSGLEPDTFVFNSMMNLYGRLGQFGKMEEVLAAMDKGPYVADISTYNILINVYGRAGFLERMEELFQSLPAKSLKPDVITWTSRLGAYSRKKLYKRCFEIFEEMIDSGCYPDGGTAKVLLSACSSQEQIEQATTVIRTIHKNMKTALPL; encoded by the exons ATGCATTCAT TTAAATATATAATCGTAGAACCAAGAAGCTATAGGAGTGGTTTCAGATGTGAAGCCAAGAATTTAAGTGGTGAGGCTGTTGAGAAGAGCAAACCCGAAGGGCTTTATATTGAGAAATATTTAAGTGGTGAGGTTGTTGAGAAGAGCAAACGTGAAGGGCTTCATATTGACAAAAATTTAAGTGGTGAGGCCGTTGAGAAGCGCAAGCATGAAGGATTTTATATTGACAAAGATGGCAAATGGAGAAGCTTTGAACCGAAGAAGTTGTCTAGAAAACGAT GTGGTTCTTTAAGAGGACGAGGATGGAAATATGGATCCGGTTTTGTTGATGGAATTTTTCCAGTACTGAGTCCCATTGCTCAGCAAATTTTGGACTTTTCCCTGAATGACCTGGATCCCAATCAACTTTGGCGTTCTCTTGATACTCTCCCTGCCACTTATACCACATGGGATGATATCATCAATGTAGTTGTTCAGCTTCGGCTAAATAAAAAGTGGGACTCGATTGTGTTG ATATGTGAATGGATCTTGCACAAGAGCTCCTTCAAACCAGATGTAATGTGCTACAATTTGCTTATAGATGCTTATGGGCAGAAATCACTGTGTAAGGATGCAGAATCTGCATATTTAGAACTCATTGAAAACCGGTGCATCCCCACTGAAGACACTTATTCCCTTCTTCTAAAGGCCTACTGCAAATCTGGGCTACTAGGGAAAGCTGAAGCTGTATTTTCTGAAATGCGAAAATATGGTCTTCCCCCAA GTGCAGTTGTCTACAATGCTTTTATTGATGGATTAATGAAGGGAGGAAACCCTCAAAAAGCAGAAGAGATCTTCCAAAGAATGAAGAAAGATTGCTGCGAACCATCTGTTGATACTTACACATTGTTGATCAACTTATATGGAAAg GCCAATAAATCCTATATGGCCCTGaaggtgtttgatgaaatgagAAGTCAAAAGTGTAAACCTAATATCTGCACATATACTGCTTTGGTGAATGCATTTGCTAGAGAGGGAAATTGTGAGAAAGCAGAAGAAATATTTGAGCAGCTGCAAGAAGCTGGACATGAGCCAGATGTGTATGCTTATAATGCCCTCATGGAGGCTTACAG TCGTGCAGGTTTTCCTTATGGGGCAGCCGAAATCTTTTCACTCATGCAGCACATGGGGTGTGAACCAGATAGAGCTTCATTCAATATCATGGTAGATGCATATGGGAGAGCTGGTCTTCATGAGG ATGCACAAGCTGTATTTGAAGAGATGGTGCGACTGGGGATAAGTCCAACCATGAAATCCCACATGCTACTTTTATCTGCCTACTCCAGAACTGGCAATGTTGCTAAATGTGAAGACATTGTGAACCAAATGCAAAAATCCGGGCTTGAACCTGACACATTTGTGTTTAATAGCATGATGAACCTGTATGGCCGATTAGGCCAATTTGGAAAGATGGAGGAAGTTTTAGCTGCAATGGATAAAGGACCATATGTAGCTGATATCAGCACATATAACATCTTAATAAATGTATATGGACGTGCAGGGTTTTTGGAGAGAATGGAAGAGCTTTTTCAGTCACTTCCCGCAAAGAGTTTGAAACCTGATGTTATTACTTGGACTTCTCGGCTTGGAGCATATTCAAGAAAGAAACTATACAAAAGGtgctttgaaatttttgaagaaatgaTTGATTCTGGTTGTTATCCTGATGGAGGCACTGCTAAAGTACTCCTCTCAGCATGTTCAAGCCAAGAACAGATTGAGCAGGCTACTACTGTAATTAGAACAATTCACAAGAATATGAAAACTGCTTTGCCTCTTTGA
- the LOC142642601 gene encoding uncharacterized protein LOC142642601 isoform X1, whose protein sequence is MLIIDCTVKYIIVEPRSYRSGFRCEAKNLSGEAVEKSKPEGLYIEKYLSGEVVEKSKREGLHIDKNLSGEAVEKRKHEGFYIDKDGKWRSFEPKKLSRKRCGSLRGRGWKYGSGFVDGIFPVLSPIAQQILDFSLNDLDPNQLWRSLDTLPATYTTWDDIINVVVQLRLNKKWDSIVLICEWILHKSSFKPDVMCYNLLIDAYGQKSLCKDAESAYLELIENRCIPTEDTYSLLLKAYCKSGLLGKAEAVFSEMRKYGLPPSAVVYNAFIDGLMKGGNPQKAEEIFQRMKKDCCEPSVDTYTLLINLYGKANKSYMALKVFDEMRSQKCKPNICTYTALVNAFAREGNCEKAEEIFEQLQEAGHEPDVYAYNALMEAYSRAGFPYGAAEIFSLMQHMGCEPDRASFNIMVDAYGRAGLHEDAQAVFEEMVRLGISPTMKSHMLLLSAYSRTGNVAKCEDIVNQMQKSGLEPDTFVFNSMMNLYGRLGQFGKMEEVLAAMDKGPYVADISTYNILINVYGRAGFLERMEELFQSLPAKSLKPDVITWTSRLGAYSRKKLYKRCFEIFEEMIDSGCYPDGGTAKVLLSACSSQEQIEQATTVIRTIHKNMKTALPL, encoded by the exons AT GTTGATTATTGATTGCACAGTTAAATATATAATCGTAGAACCAAGAAGCTATAGGAGTGGTTTCAGATGTGAAGCCAAGAATTTAAGTGGTGAGGCTGTTGAGAAGAGCAAACCCGAAGGGCTTTATATTGAGAAATATTTAAGTGGTGAGGTTGTTGAGAAGAGCAAACGTGAAGGGCTTCATATTGACAAAAATTTAAGTGGTGAGGCCGTTGAGAAGCGCAAGCATGAAGGATTTTATATTGACAAAGATGGCAAATGGAGAAGCTTTGAACCGAAGAAGTTGTCTAGAAAACGAT GTGGTTCTTTAAGAGGACGAGGATGGAAATATGGATCCGGTTTTGTTGATGGAATTTTTCCAGTACTGAGTCCCATTGCTCAGCAAATTTTGGACTTTTCCCTGAATGACCTGGATCCCAATCAACTTTGGCGTTCTCTTGATACTCTCCCTGCCACTTATACCACATGGGATGATATCATCAATGTAGTTGTTCAGCTTCGGCTAAATAAAAAGTGGGACTCGATTGTGTTG ATATGTGAATGGATCTTGCACAAGAGCTCCTTCAAACCAGATGTAATGTGCTACAATTTGCTTATAGATGCTTATGGGCAGAAATCACTGTGTAAGGATGCAGAATCTGCATATTTAGAACTCATTGAAAACCGGTGCATCCCCACTGAAGACACTTATTCCCTTCTTCTAAAGGCCTACTGCAAATCTGGGCTACTAGGGAAAGCTGAAGCTGTATTTTCTGAAATGCGAAAATATGGTCTTCCCCCAA GTGCAGTTGTCTACAATGCTTTTATTGATGGATTAATGAAGGGAGGAAACCCTCAAAAAGCAGAAGAGATCTTCCAAAGAATGAAGAAAGATTGCTGCGAACCATCTGTTGATACTTACACATTGTTGATCAACTTATATGGAAAg GCCAATAAATCCTATATGGCCCTGaaggtgtttgatgaaatgagAAGTCAAAAGTGTAAACCTAATATCTGCACATATACTGCTTTGGTGAATGCATTTGCTAGAGAGGGAAATTGTGAGAAAGCAGAAGAAATATTTGAGCAGCTGCAAGAAGCTGGACATGAGCCAGATGTGTATGCTTATAATGCCCTCATGGAGGCTTACAG TCGTGCAGGTTTTCCTTATGGGGCAGCCGAAATCTTTTCACTCATGCAGCACATGGGGTGTGAACCAGATAGAGCTTCATTCAATATCATGGTAGATGCATATGGGAGAGCTGGTCTTCATGAGG ATGCACAAGCTGTATTTGAAGAGATGGTGCGACTGGGGATAAGTCCAACCATGAAATCCCACATGCTACTTTTATCTGCCTACTCCAGAACTGGCAATGTTGCTAAATGTGAAGACATTGTGAACCAAATGCAAAAATCCGGGCTTGAACCTGACACATTTGTGTTTAATAGCATGATGAACCTGTATGGCCGATTAGGCCAATTTGGAAAGATGGAGGAAGTTTTAGCTGCAATGGATAAAGGACCATATGTAGCTGATATCAGCACATATAACATCTTAATAAATGTATATGGACGTGCAGGGTTTTTGGAGAGAATGGAAGAGCTTTTTCAGTCACTTCCCGCAAAGAGTTTGAAACCTGATGTTATTACTTGGACTTCTCGGCTTGGAGCATATTCAAGAAAGAAACTATACAAAAGGtgctttgaaatttttgaagaaatgaTTGATTCTGGTTGTTATCCTGATGGAGGCACTGCTAAAGTACTCCTCTCAGCATGTTCAAGCCAAGAACAGATTGAGCAGGCTACTACTGTAATTAGAACAATTCACAAGAATATGAAAACTGCTTTGCCTCTTTGA